Within Primulina huaijiensis isolate GDHJ02 unplaced genomic scaffold, ASM1229523v2 scaffold40265, whole genome shotgun sequence, the genomic segment GGGCCCGACCCCCGCGCCGCAGCCGCGCTTCACGACTGCTTCAGCGTGTTCGGAGACGCGGTGGATCAGATGCGCGGGTCGCTGAATCAGATGCGCCGGCTTAAAGCGGCGGGCGAGGAGCTGGCTTTCGAGATGAGCAATGTGCAGACGTGGATGAGCGCGGCGCTGACGAATGAGGAGACGTGTACGGACGGATTCGAGGATGTGTCCGACGGGCCGATGAAGATGGACGTGTGCGATCGAGTGGTGAAGGTTAAGGAGGTGACGAGCAATGCACTGTGTCTGGTGAATAGTTTTATTGCTGATTCTAAGGTTATGGTCCCCTGATTAATTTTTGCTAATTAAGGATCATTTGCTACTCCATAGCTAATCAAACCAATATTGTCGcaattgttttgttttgttttgttgtgTTGTGTGTACTATATAAGtttgttttataaaatttttcagTTGATCATATTCATGTTAACTTGCATATAAATTACGAAATGTTTAAATTTGGTaagatttcaaatatttttgcctAAATTGTGTAAAATATCCTTTTCGTGTTAACTAAACTAACTTGTAAACATAATATGTTAATAATATaacacaaaaattatttttatgagatGGACTTTCAACTCGACCTATCCatcaaaatattgtttttttatttcaatggATCAATTCGTCTCACGATTATAAATACATGAGACCATACTTActtataatataatgttttttACAATAAGTTCAAAATGCTACATGTCATATTAAtgcaaatttttgtaaaaatttgcTTTTCATTATTAATCCAtgcaaatttttgtaaaaatttgcTTTTCATTATTAATCCAAATGTCTCGGTCTCTTTCCATCCCCTATATGGTCCTGATTTATCATGATCTGTTATAtccttaattaaattttttttttatgaaatatgtTTTTCAATCATGCAATGTGCACATATTCAATTGAGGATCCCTGATCGAACTCAAGTACCAATTTCTGGTGGTAAGGATGATTCTAACAGAAATGCTACGTACTGATATTAAATCCGCGTGCCGATAGCAC encodes:
- the LOC140969180 gene encoding 21 kDa protein-like, producing MLRPLLLVHLFFYLHLRPSSAEAGIPSSSTVNATDYIRTSCHTTQYPDLCYTSLISYADSVQQNPARLARVAIGVSLSTANRLAIYVRNLTSRGDYGPDPRAAAALHDCFSVFGDAVDQMRGSLNQMRRLKAAGEELAFEMSNVQTWMSAALTNEETCTDGFEDVSDGPMKMDVCDRVVKVKEVTSNALCLVNSFIADSKVMVP